Proteins encoded in a region of the Prochlorothrix hollandica PCC 9006 = CALU 1027 genome:
- a CDS encoding glycosyltransferase family 2 protein encodes MFSIYILTHNEEVDIGACLESAALCDDIVVVDSCSGDRTPAIVQDYASRLPLRFVQHPFASHGQQRTWMLREIPAKYDWIYILEADERMTPALFRECAQATQRPDHVGYYVAERVMFMGTWIRRSTQYPRYQLRLLRVGRVWFDDYGHTEREVCDGSTGFLKETYPHYTYSKGLSRWIEKHNRYSTDEAQETLRQLSQGSVQWGDLLWGKTEVDRRRALKNLSLRLPFRPLLRFLYMYFLLGSVWDGRAGFTWCVLQSFYEYLIVLKVWELRSGKGFPLKAGQD; translated from the coding sequence ATGTTTTCAATCTACATTCTGACCCACAATGAAGAAGTGGACATTGGGGCTTGCCTGGAGTCCGCCGCCCTCTGCGACGACATTGTGGTGGTGGACTCTTGTAGTGGCGATCGCACCCCGGCCATTGTCCAAGACTACGCCAGCCGCTTGCCCCTGCGCTTTGTCCAACATCCCTTCGCCAGCCATGGGCAACAGCGCACTTGGATGTTACGGGAAATTCCCGCCAAATACGACTGGATTTATATCCTAGAGGCCGATGAGCGCATGACTCCGGCCCTGTTCCGGGAGTGTGCCCAGGCCACCCAACGCCCGGATCATGTGGGCTATTATGTGGCGGAGCGGGTCATGTTCATGGGCACTTGGATCCGCCGTAGCACCCAGTATCCCCGCTACCAATTGCGATTGCTGCGGGTGGGGCGGGTTTGGTTTGATGACTATGGCCACACGGAACGGGAAGTGTGCGACGGATCGACGGGCTTTTTAAAGGAAACCTATCCCCATTACACCTATAGCAAGGGATTGAGTCGTTGGATCGAAAAACATAACCGCTATTCCACCGATGAAGCCCAGGAAACCCTCCGGCAGTTATCCCAAGGTTCAGTCCAGTGGGGGGATTTGCTGTGGGGTAAAACGGAGGTCGATCGTCGCCGCGCTCTCAAAAACCTGTCTCTACGCTTACCCTTTCGTCCCCTATTGCGTTTCCTCTATATGTATTTTCTCCTCGGTTCCGTGTGGGATGGTCGAGCAGGCTTTACCTGGTGTGTCCTCCAATCCTTTTATGAATATCTCATTGTCTTAAAAGTTTGGGAACTGCGATCAGGAAAAGGGTTCCCGCTTAAAGCGGGACAAGATTAA
- a CDS encoding HpsJ family protein: MKAGSQRQLASLTPLSLIVAGSIMVISVLLDYGVFLLWPQFLERQWQLQVVSNTVDRGVVPLVGIVFILVGFWAAEQVPTPLVQGITRLPLPMTAFIVASILSLVFLLFVPFHLRNSFVDRSENLKSIQTQAEQLTTQAAQTLETQVEQERARITALLKNEQQLNQAISSGQLSVDQATLLQQFRDNPASLDEYLTQQADTERKNAEETIATQKADAEKRAKEATVKTGIRTALNSLILAVGYAVVGWTGLRNSRNG; encoded by the coding sequence ATGAAAGCCGGTAGTCAACGACAACTTGCCTCCCTTACCCCCCTCAGTCTCATCGTGGCTGGCTCCATCATGGTGATCTCGGTCTTGCTGGACTATGGGGTTTTTCTGTTGTGGCCGCAGTTTTTGGAGCGGCAATGGCAATTACAGGTGGTCAGCAACACCGTCGATCGAGGGGTGGTGCCCCTGGTGGGCATCGTCTTTATTTTGGTGGGCTTCTGGGCCGCAGAACAGGTTCCCACTCCCCTGGTGCAAGGCATCACCCGCCTACCCCTGCCCATGACTGCCTTTATTGTGGCCAGCATTTTAAGCTTGGTCTTTTTGCTGTTTGTGCCCTTTCATTTGCGTAATAGTTTTGTCGATCGATCCGAAAACCTGAAAAGCATTCAAACCCAAGCAGAACAACTCACCACCCAAGCCGCCCAAACCCTAGAGACCCAAGTGGAACAGGAACGGGCACGGATCACCGCCCTGCTCAAAAATGAGCAGCAACTGAACCAGGCCATCAGCAGTGGGCAATTATCGGTGGATCAAGCCACCCTATTGCAGCAATTTCGGGATAATCCTGCCAGTTTGGATGAGTACCTGACCCAACAGGCAGACACAGAACGGAAAAATGCCGAAGAGACTATCGCCACCCAAAAGGCGGATGCTGAAAAGCGGGCTAAGGAAGCAACGGTGAAAACCGGAATTCGCACGGCCCTCAATAGCTTGATTTTGGCGGTGGGCTATGCCGTCGTGGGCTGGACAGGACTGCGGAACTCCCGTAATGGTTAA
- the pgl gene encoding 6-phosphogluconolactonase, with amino-acid sequence MVVISAPSASSSASQPPIVEIVADRDTLIAQALNVVMTHIAAAIADRDRCTLALAGGSTPKPLYAALAQQDLPWDKIHIFWGDERYVPPSHPDSNEAMARQAWLDQVPFPPANIHPMPTLGGDPAGDALAHEQELRDFFQVAPGEFPALDVVLLGMGPDGHTASLFPHTAALDVVDRWVTVGDKDGEPRITLTRPFLNQARLVLFLVTGDNKQPALREIFSPTGDDRQYPARSIQPQGTLHWLLDQAAGAVLQG; translated from the coding sequence ATGGTCGTGATTTCCGCCCCGTCTGCCTCCTCCTCAGCGTCCCAGCCCCCCATCGTCGAAATTGTGGCCGATCGCGACACCTTAATTGCCCAAGCCCTGAACGTGGTCATGACCCACATTGCGGCGGCGATCGCCGATCGCGATCGTTGCACCCTAGCCCTTGCCGGAGGCAGCACCCCCAAACCCCTGTACGCCGCCCTGGCCCAGCAGGATCTGCCCTGGGACAAAATCCATATTTTTTGGGGCGATGAGCGCTATGTGCCCCCCAGCCACCCCGACAGCAACGAAGCCATGGCCCGCCAAGCCTGGTTGGATCAGGTGCCCTTTCCGCCGGCCAATATTCACCCCATGCCCACCCTGGGGGGCGATCCCGCAGGGGATGCCCTGGCCCATGAGCAGGAGTTGCGGGACTTTTTTCAAGTTGCGCCGGGGGAGTTCCCCGCCCTGGATGTGGTGCTGCTGGGCATGGGTCCCGATGGTCACACCGCTTCCTTGTTTCCCCACACCGCTGCCCTGGATGTGGTCGATCGCTGGGTCACCGTGGGCGATAAAGACGGCGAACCTCGGATCACCCTGACCCGGCCTTTTTTGAACCAGGCCCGCCTCGTTTTATTTTTGGTCACGGGGGACAATAAGCAGCCTGCCCTTCGGGAAATTTTCTCCCCCACCGGGGACGATCGCCAGTACCCCGCCCGTTCTATCCAGCCCCAGGGCACCCTCCACTGGCTTCTGGATCAAGCCGCTGGTGCCGTCCTCCAAGGTTAA
- a CDS encoding double zinc ribbon domain-containing protein yields MATPCPHCCYTNPAGATTCERCYAALDTLLGCSNCGVLLPNSANFCSQCGFPLAISPIPRVPTSSPVPKPPEGFEDSQPRGDGSRVDPQG; encoded by the coding sequence ATGGCCACACCCTGTCCCCATTGTTGCTACACCAACCCCGCCGGAGCCACCACCTGCGAACGATGCTATGCGGCCCTGGATACCCTCCTCGGTTGCAGTAATTGCGGGGTACTGTTGCCCAACTCTGCCAACTTTTGCAGCCAATGCGGGTTTCCCCTGGCCATCAGCCCGATTCCCAGGGTTCCCACCTCCTCCCCTGTCCCGAAGCCACCGGAGGGATTCGAGGACAGTCAACCCAGGGGTGATGGCTCCAGGGTTGATCCCCAGGGCTGA
- a CDS encoding type III pantothenate kinase: MATFRSPRSPRSPRSPASAIALSPLSPYLALVVGNSRLHWALLQGFHGHGDRSHHPSGSVVARWDTAHSPALGIPDPVTPADAAAIDRVWLAYVQGLPLPPLAQAWLQPQTTPPPLVLASVVPAQAALFHSYPQLYPLSLSQIPLGHAYSNLGLDRALGLWGAGHTYGWPALVIDGGTALTLTGGDGSGNLVGGAILPGLRLQFQSLSQGTAALPWVDGDWMADPPPRWARDTTGAIASGVLYGVLGAVQGAIDHWLGQFPHSEIVFTGGDGQLLWSLAQEDRSPGPGHPPGRCYHWDPDLLFKGILALGLS; this comes from the coding sequence ATGGCAACCTTTAGATCCCCTAGATCCCCTAGATCCCCTAGATCCCCAGCCTCGGCGATCGCGCTGTCCCCGCTGTCCCCCTACCTGGCCCTGGTGGTGGGCAACAGCCGTCTCCATTGGGCCTTGCTTCAAGGGTTTCACGGCCATGGCGATCGATCGCACCATCCCAGCGGCTCCGTGGTGGCTCGGTGGGACACGGCCCACAGCCCCGCCCTGGGGATCCCGGATCCAGTTACCCCTGCTGATGCTGCGGCGATCGATCGGGTCTGGCTGGCCTATGTCCAGGGCTTGCCCCTGCCCCCCCTGGCGCAGGCTTGGCTCCAGCCCCAAACCACCCCGCCGCCCCTGGTGTTGGCCTCTGTGGTTCCTGCCCAAGCCGCCCTGTTCCACAGCTATCCCCAGCTTTATCCCCTCAGCCTGAGCCAGATTCCCCTGGGCCATGCCTACAGTAATTTGGGCCTCGATCGGGCCTTGGGACTCTGGGGAGCGGGCCACACCTATGGCTGGCCTGCCCTCGTCATTGACGGGGGCACCGCCTTAACCTTGACCGGGGGCGATGGGTCCGGCAACTTGGTGGGGGGTGCCATTCTGCCGGGGTTGCGGTTACAGTTCCAAAGTTTGAGCCAAGGCACGGCGGCACTGCCCTGGGTAGACGGGGACTGGATGGCGGACCCACCGCCCCGCTGGGCCAGGGACACCACCGGAGCCATTGCCAGTGGCGTGTTGTATGGGGTCCTGGGGGCGGTGCAGGGGGCGATCGATCACTGGCTCGGACAATTTCCCCACAGCGAGATCGTCTTCACCGGGGGGGATGGTCAGTTGCTCTGGAGTCTGGCGCAGGAGGATCGCAGCCCCGGCCCAGGCCACCCTCCAGGGCGCTGTTACCATTGGGACCCAGACTTATTGTTTAAGGGCATTCTGGCCTTAGGTTTGTCATAA
- a CDS encoding phosphotransferase: protein MVASNTFPVLYSTLACQALSTKVLPLYDLGTVQDCQFWNRGLSDIYRVETKASYYILRISHTHWRSKGDINFELEFLDFLQRQRIPVAYPLRTRDGQLSVELDAPEGKRYAALFVYAPGDIPLGDLNIHQSHKLGQILAQIHQAGLEFHTDQPRQPLDLSQLVDQSLETIAPFLKRRAADLHYLHHEVKEIRRKLQALPQTGPFWSVCWGDPHSGNAHFTPDNQVTLFDFDQCGYGWRAFDVAKFWQVAIRTGMNRRVRDAFLAGYGHCQPLEAVELDLLQPLTQAAHLWMWSINLKMSTFHQYSRLDHYYFTQRLEQLKRLSNADWQLF from the coding sequence ATGGTCGCTAGCAATACTTTCCCGGTGCTCTATTCCACCCTGGCCTGCCAAGCCCTTAGCACAAAGGTGTTACCGCTGTATGACCTGGGAACAGTTCAGGACTGTCAATTTTGGAATCGGGGTCTGAGCGATATTTACCGGGTTGAGACCAAAGCCAGTTATTACATTCTCCGCATTTCCCATACCCATTGGCGTTCCAAGGGGGATATTAATTTTGAACTGGAATTTTTAGATTTTTTACAACGCCAGCGCATCCCCGTGGCCTATCCCCTGCGGACCCGTGACGGTCAATTGTCCGTGGAACTGGATGCGCCGGAAGGCAAGCGCTATGCCGCTCTGTTTGTCTATGCACCGGGGGATATTCCCCTGGGGGATCTCAATATCCACCAAAGCCACAAGTTGGGGCAGATTCTCGCCCAAATCCACCAGGCGGGCTTAGAGTTCCACACCGACCAACCCCGCCAGCCCTTGGATTTGTCCCAACTCGTGGATCAGTCCCTGGAGACCATTGCCCCCTTCCTCAAACGGCGGGCCGCTGATCTCCATTATTTGCACCATGAAGTTAAGGAAATTCGTCGAAAGCTTCAAGCATTACCCCAAACTGGACCCTTTTGGAGTGTTTGTTGGGGCGATCCCCACAGTGGCAATGCCCACTTTACCCCCGATAACCAGGTGACGCTGTTTGATTTTGATCAATGTGGCTATGGTTGGCGGGCCTTTGATGTGGCTAAGTTTTGGCAGGTGGCCATTCGCACGGGCATGAATCGGCGGGTGCGGGATGCCTTTTTGGCGGGCTATGGCCATTGTCAGCCCTTAGAGGCGGTGGAGTTGGATTTATTGCAACCCTTGACCCAAGCAGCCCATCTCTGGATGTGGAGCATTAATCTCAAAATGTCCACCTTTCACCAATATAGCCGCCTTGATCATTACTACTTCACCCAGCGCCTGGAGCAGTTAAAGCGTCTCTCTAATGCTGACTGGCAGTTGTTCTAG
- a CDS encoding SRPBCC family protein, translating to MQVDIEAPIDRVWAEWANLENMSQWMRWIHGVEILPEDPGLSRWTLKSGLWEFSWLARTLKVVPNQIIQWKAVDGLPNRGAIRFYDRKDSTVVKMTIAYAIPGPIGQLMDNLFLGRIVESTIQGDLNRFRQFVLDAIAAETP from the coding sequence ATGCAGGTGGACATTGAAGCGCCGATCGATCGGGTCTGGGCAGAGTGGGCCAACTTGGAAAATATGTCCCAGTGGATGCGCTGGATCCATGGGGTTGAAATTTTGCCGGAGGATCCGGGGTTGTCCCGCTGGACGCTCAAAAGCGGGCTTTGGGAATTTAGCTGGCTGGCGCGAACCCTCAAGGTGGTGCCCAACCAAATTATTCAGTGGAAGGCGGTGGATGGGTTGCCCAACCGGGGGGCCATTCGTTTCTACGATCGCAAAGACAGCACCGTGGTCAAAATGACCATTGCCTATGCCATTCCGGGGCCGATCGGTCAGCTTATGGATAATCTTTTCCTGGGGCGCATTGTGGAGTCCACTATCCAGGGCGATCTGAACCGTTTTCGTCAGTTTGTTTTGGATGCGATCGCCGCCGAAACTCCTTAA
- a CDS encoding SLC5/6 family protein: MLQSTLPWLMLLAYVAFIYQVVQQTASDRVSATAFFEGQSAQGEAPGLGLLVSSAAISWIFAKSIDNAASLGNSFGILGGVGYAIYYLSFVTAAFALYQIRVKGGYRSLPDFLVHRYGVLCSKLFLGAIAIRLLNEVWSNTKVFSLYFGPEGSPAYWLAALLVTGFTVYYSLLGGLRSSLLTDGAQMILAAVLLVVILAVLAPGLVQAGLPGVDADTHTAGLTFCGLAAVQIFSYPFHDPVLTDRGFITSPKTMVKGFIGAGLLSGGFIFLFSAVGLYSRAYGIEGHPTLAVPQLFGLPLLLVFNVIMLTSAGSTLDSTFASVAKLAGRDWLNQRGQPTEYQARWGRWAMVAIAIVGNLPLLSIYLGDKVGPAIIQATTISGTMVMGLAPIFLLAFWVPAGAASFHLAFWPGLLFGVLRVVEGVTGASLFPDWIALGGGKYALDLGVNLYGLLLCCGGYLLGSLLWPQSSAIDDAPPH; encoded by the coding sequence ATGCTGCAATCCACCTTACCTTGGCTGATGTTGCTGGCTTATGTAGCCTTTATCTACCAAGTCGTCCAACAAACCGCCTCCGATCGCGTCTCAGCCACCGCATTTTTTGAAGGCCAGTCGGCCCAGGGCGAAGCTCCTGGTCTCGGCTTATTGGTGTCCAGTGCAGCCATTTCCTGGATTTTCGCTAAATCCATCGATAATGCCGCCAGCCTTGGTAATAGCTTCGGTATTCTGGGGGGAGTGGGTTATGCCATCTATTACCTCAGCTTTGTCACCGCCGCCTTTGCCCTCTATCAAATTCGGGTTAAAGGGGGCTACCGATCGTTGCCGGACTTTTTGGTGCATCGCTATGGGGTTCTCTGCTCCAAGCTGTTTTTGGGGGCGATCGCCATCCGCCTCCTCAACGAAGTGTGGTCTAACACCAAAGTTTTCTCCCTCTACTTTGGACCCGAAGGTAGCCCCGCCTATTGGCTAGCTGCCCTTCTGGTGACGGGCTTCACCGTCTATTACAGTTTGCTGGGGGGATTGCGCAGTAGCCTGCTCACCGATGGGGCGCAAATGATCTTGGCGGCGGTGTTGCTGGTGGTGATTCTGGCCGTGTTGGCTCCGGGACTGGTGCAAGCCGGATTGCCGGGGGTGGATGCCGACACCCACACCGCCGGGTTAACCTTCTGTGGTTTAGCGGCAGTACAGATTTTTAGCTACCCCTTCCATGATCCGGTGCTGACCGATCGGGGCTTCATCACCTCCCCCAAAACCATGGTCAAGGGCTTCATTGGGGCCGGACTCCTCAGCGGTGGCTTTATTTTTCTCTTTAGCGCCGTCGGTCTCTACAGCCGCGCCTATGGCATCGAAGGCCACCCCACCTTAGCAGTGCCCCAACTGTTTGGCCTGCCCCTGTTGCTGGTCTTCAATGTGATTATGCTGACGAGTGCCGGATCCACCCTGGACTCCACCTTTGCCAGCGTTGCCAAGCTGGCGGGACGGGACTGGCTCAACCAGCGGGGCCAGCCGACGGAATACCAAGCCCGGTGGGGCCGGTGGGCCATGGTCGCCATTGCCATCGTGGGCAACTTACCCCTGCTGAGCATTTACCTGGGGGATAAGGTGGGTCCCGCCATTATCCAAGCCACCACCATTAGCGGCACCATGGTCATGGGATTGGCTCCCATTTTTCTGCTGGCCTTTTGGGTACCTGCCGGAGCCGCCAGCTTCCATCTGGCCTTTTGGCCCGGTTTGCTGTTCGGTGTGTTGCGGGTTGTGGAAGGGGTCACGGGTGCCAGCCTGTTCCCAGATTGGATAGCCCTGGGGGGTGGTAAGTATGCCTTGGATTTGGGGGTCAATCTCTACGGGTTGCTGCTGTGCTGTGGCGGCTATCTCCTGGGGTCGCTGCTGTGGCCCCAGTCGTCGGCGATCGACGATGCCCCACCCCACTAA
- a CDS encoding ISAs1 family transposase, which produces MSSKVSSVSFESELEQLSPHRLKESLESGFERLPDPRRRPYRCKHPLLSVIGIAVLTIIAGGKGWEDMQLYGQCKREWLSKCLDLSEGVPSADTFRRVFECLHAGLWEEAFRCWVQGLTQGQPLDVIAIDGKTLRGSYDREQETPALHLVSAWSSQHQIVLAQEAVDEKSNEITAIPIILESLELKGTVVTLDAMGTQKTIAAQIAEAQGDYILSLKANHPTLFKQVQAFFETANAYKGLPEPLQFKVEGGHHRRDTRQVWAFSLHDLPPLHEAHLWPNLSSIVVVRRQRLLWNRSTEEVQFYLSSLPADSPRIAPAIRSHWGIENSLHWVLDVNFGEDDCRVRSLHATRNLALIRRYALNILRSDTTVKGSLRQKSKRAAMDDSYMTSLITQAFSQTPAS; this is translated from the coding sequence ATGTCCAGCAAAGTCAGTTCAGTGTCCTTCGAGAGCGAGTTAGAACAGCTCAGTCCTCACCGTCTCAAAGAGAGCTTGGAAAGTGGATTTGAGAGGTTACCGGATCCCCGTCGTCGTCCCTACCGGTGTAAGCACCCGCTCTTGAGCGTGATTGGGATCGCAGTCCTGACCATCATTGCGGGAGGGAAAGGATGGGAAGATATGCAGTTGTATGGTCAGTGTAAGAGAGAGTGGTTATCCAAGTGTCTAGACCTGTCCGAGGGGGTTCCCAGCGCAGACACGTTTCGTCGAGTCTTTGAGTGTCTGCATGCTGGGTTGTGGGAGGAGGCATTCCGCTGTTGGGTCCAGGGACTGACCCAAGGACAGCCGCTAGACGTAATCGCCATAGATGGCAAAACCCTCAGAGGGTCTTATGACCGAGAGCAGGAGACCCCAGCCCTGCATCTGGTCAGTGCCTGGTCGAGCCAGCATCAAATCGTCTTGGCCCAAGAGGCAGTAGACGAGAAGTCTAACGAAATAACGGCAATTCCAATTATTTTGGAGAGTTTAGAGCTAAAAGGAACTGTGGTTACCCTGGATGCCATGGGAACCCAGAAGACTATTGCCGCTCAGATTGCGGAGGCTCAGGGCGACTACATTCTCAGTCTCAAAGCCAACCATCCGACTCTATTTAAACAAGTTCAGGCTTTCTTTGAGACGGCTAACGCCTACAAAGGCTTACCAGAACCCTTGCAGTTTAAGGTTGAAGGTGGGCACCACCGTCGTGACACACGACAGGTCTGGGCCTTTTCGCTCCACGACTTGCCCCCCTTGCATGAAGCCCATCTGTGGCCGAATCTGTCGTCCATCGTTGTCGTCCGACGACAGCGACTGCTTTGGAACCGTTCCACCGAGGAGGTTCAGTTTTACCTCTCCAGCTTGCCTGCGGACTCCCCTCGCATCGCCCCCGCGATCCGGTCTCATTGGGGCATTGAAAACTCTCTCCATTGGGTTTTAGATGTCAATTTTGGCGAAGATGATTGTCGCGTTCGCTCCCTCCATGCGACTCGTAATCTCGCTCTCATTCGACGCTATGCCCTCAATATTCTGCGCAGTGACACCACTGTGAAGGGGAGCTTGCGACAGAAAAGTAAGCGAGCAGCTATGGATGATTCCTATATGACCTCCTTGATCACTCAAGCTTTCTCCCAGACCCCAGCATCCTAG
- a CDS encoding ISAs1 family transposase, whose product MENYCDAAQIGRPIRTHWGIENQLHWVLDVTWGEDRSRIRRGHRGENMALLRRLAISLLNQETSRKRSLKQKGKRASMSPDYMLTVLASGLPAWHILSIFFLRLPCYRR is encoded by the coding sequence TTGGAGAATTATTGTGATGCAGCCCAGATTGGGCGGCCCATTCGTACCCACTGGGGCATTGAGAATCAACTGCACTGGGTTCTTGATGTCACCTGGGGCGAGGATCGCTCCCGCATTCGGCGCGGCCATAGGGGGGAGAATATGGCCCTATTGCGGCGCTTAGCCATCAGTCTGCTCAATCAAGAAACCTCCCGCAAGCGCAGCCTCAAGCAGAAGGGGAAGCGGGCTTCAATGAGTCCTGACTACATGCTGACAGTCTTGGCCTCAGGTCTTCCTGCATGGCACATTCTCTCCATATTTTTCTTGCGCTTACCCTGCTATAGGCGTTAA
- a CDS encoding DUF4335 domain-containing protein gives MATQTLHHYLSPSWKLVIQSQPSVLSQWMEQLVVQQLQFQLISVQGPSLGSESQPEEIPDPGSGANSRWRVEPSPAAVEAKGQVPVLIGDQDVLQQLHRALQTYVQQYLGQQHLGQQSHRSWWPETEGWRGTIAEAEDDRVDPIADANPPRSPSDLGLPPLSPSSTPRPTPEGAAAELSKPDPSAGPSADPLPDRFQGNSSAPGDLLPIEDAALGNVGVPLDLDLDPETLAALENHPNQDSPPGSQPWGWGGEAAGSDRPPATQPLDPFAILDGDPVPNPLQMEFLGGLCHRLSGAGDTTLDFSTVELFDLVDVLDQWNGAMALVPELWPAGRSRQFPAWTRSAALVLVTVGVTVAGLELVQRYGRDNVAVAPLTEAASPDNAGQEPLLFPLGDLPPLGEGSPALTPGIGDGMGQGLPPVPGTPGLNGQVTLEGDRPLPQSDASTLPPPPPPNWLMLPPPPSSSYTFPTFAPPATVSPPQAVSPSLPAPPAIARSSSGASSGASSGASSGASSALAPSGSTQGSVSKTNEAEAVAGAAASSPAALESRDQVAVDAATTGAQLAGLQGYFQSTWQPPAALTEPLSYRLVVGPSGSLQSITPLGGSAGTFIDRTGIPLLGEPFVSAAADGFSRVVVATLYPDGGVEVYLEGVQ, from the coding sequence ATGGCCACCCAGACCCTACATCACTATCTATCTCCGTCCTGGAAACTGGTTATTCAGAGTCAGCCCTCTGTCCTCTCCCAATGGATGGAGCAACTGGTCGTCCAACAGCTACAATTTCAGCTTATTTCGGTTCAAGGGCCGTCCCTAGGGTCAGAATCGCAACCTGAGGAGATTCCAGATCCCGGATCAGGGGCAAACTCCAGGTGGAGGGTGGAGCCGTCCCCTGCTGCTGTCGAGGCTAAGGGACAGGTGCCAGTTTTGATCGGGGATCAAGATGTGTTGCAACAGCTTCATAGAGCGCTTCAGACCTATGTACAGCAGTATCTAGGGCAGCAGCACCTAGGGCAGCAGTCCCATCGCTCCTGGTGGCCAGAGACGGAGGGCTGGAGGGGTACAATCGCCGAGGCAGAGGATGACCGGGTGGATCCGATCGCCGATGCCAATCCCCCACGATCGCCGTCGGATCTGGGGTTACCGCCGTTATCCCCTAGCTCTACCCCTCGTCCCACCCCTGAGGGTGCCGCTGCTGAATTATCCAAACCTGACCCGTCTGCCGGCCCATCTGCCGACCCCTTGCCCGATAGGTTTCAAGGCAACTCGTCTGCCCCTGGGGACCTGTTACCCATTGAAGATGCGGCCTTGGGGAACGTTGGGGTTCCCCTGGATCTGGATTTAGATCCGGAGACCCTTGCAGCCCTGGAGAACCATCCCAATCAGGATTCTCCCCCAGGGAGTCAACCCTGGGGATGGGGGGGGGAGGCTGCTGGATCCGATCGTCCCCCAGCAACCCAGCCCCTGGATCCCTTTGCTATTCTCGATGGCGATCCTGTCCCCAATCCCCTCCAGATGGAATTCCTGGGGGGGCTGTGCCATCGCCTGTCTGGGGCTGGGGATACCACCCTCGACTTCAGTACAGTGGAGTTGTTTGATTTGGTGGACGTGCTGGACCAGTGGAATGGAGCCATGGCCTTGGTCCCGGAGTTATGGCCGGCAGGGCGATCGCGGCAATTTCCGGCTTGGACGCGATCGGCGGCCCTCGTCTTGGTGACAGTAGGGGTAACGGTGGCCGGTCTGGAACTGGTGCAACGCTATGGACGGGATAACGTGGCGGTGGCTCCCCTCACCGAAGCGGCCAGCCCAGACAACGCCGGTCAGGAACCGCTACTGTTCCCCTTGGGCGACTTGCCCCCCTTGGGGGAGGGTTCCCCGGCCTTAACCCCTGGGATAGGGGATGGGATGGGACAGGGTCTGCCCCCGGTGCCGGGAACCCCTGGCTTGAATGGCCAAGTCACCCTGGAGGGCGATCGGCCCTTGCCCCAGTCCGATGCCTCCACGTTGCCCCCGCCGCCCCCCCCCAATTGGCTGATGCTGCCGCCGCCCCCTAGCAGCTCTTACACCTTTCCCACCTTCGCCCCCCCCGCCACGGTTTCCCCGCCCCAAGCCGTCTCCCCCAGTCTACCTGCCCCCCCTGCCATCGCTCGGTCCAGTAGTGGTGCATCGTCTGGCGCATCGTCTGGTGCGTCGTCTGGTGCGTCGTCTGCCCTGGCTCCTTCCGGATCTACCCAGGGATCTGTCTCGAAAACCAACGAGGCGGAAGCAGTTGCAGGGGCTGCGGCTTCCAGTCCAGCGGCTCTGGAGTCTAGGGATCAGGTCGCCGTGGATGCCGCCACCACCGGGGCACAGTTGGCAGGATTGCAGGGCTATTTCCAAAGCACCTGGCAACCCCCCGCTGCCCTGACCGAACCCCTGAGCTATCGTCTGGTGGTGGGACCCAGTGGTTCCCTCCAAAGCATCACGCCCCTGGGGGGATCTGCGGGTACTTTTATCGATCGCACCGGGATTCCACTCCTGGGGGAACCCTTTGTTTCCGCTGCTGCTGATGGCTTTAGCCGTGTGGTGGTGGCGACCCTCTATCCCGATGGGGGTGTGGAGGTCTATTTGGAAGGGGTGCAGTAA
- a CDS encoding FHA domain-containing protein, which translates to MQKWSFKPDSVVRIGRANDNQVVLYSAVVSRHHVEIRGHGHGWEVVNLGTNGTYLEGQRVDHFKVEDGMVIRLARSGPMIQIRLDDLLPDISTQTMVDSADAGLAFGAS; encoded by the coding sequence GTGCAGAAATGGTCATTTAAGCCGGACTCCGTGGTTCGCATTGGCCGTGCTAATGACAACCAGGTTGTGTTGTATAGTGCAGTGGTTTCCCGGCACCATGTGGAGATCCGGGGTCATGGTCATGGTTGGGAAGTGGTGAATCTTGGCACCAATGGCACCTATCTGGAGGGACAGCGGGTTGACCACTTTAAGGTGGAGGATGGTATGGTGATTCGCCTCGCCCGATCGGGTCCCATGATCCAAATTCGTCTGGATGACCTGCTGCCGGATATTTCTACCCAAACCATGGTTGATAGTGCTGACGCTGGCTTGGCTTTTGGGGCATCTTAG